Proteins from one Hydrogenophaga sp. SL48 genomic window:
- a CDS encoding DUF1810 domain-containing protein encodes MPDPFHLLRFMDAQSDSYETALAELKQARKQTHWIWFVLPQLRGLGHSHHAQFYGISGKAEAVAYLAHPLLGPRLMECVRVMRQHAGRSAEAILGPVDALKFRSCLTLFESVAPDASEFAAALQQFYGGVRCPKTLALLAGPKGGV; translated from the coding sequence ATGCCAGACCCTTTCCATCTCCTCCGCTTCATGGATGCCCAGTCCGACAGTTACGAGACCGCGCTCGCCGAACTGAAGCAAGCCAGAAAACAAACCCACTGGATCTGGTTCGTGTTGCCCCAACTCCGGGGGCTGGGGCACAGCCACCACGCCCAGTTCTATGGCATCAGCGGAAAGGCCGAGGCAGTGGCTTACCTGGCCCATCCACTGCTGGGGCCGCGACTGATGGAATGCGTGCGCGTCATGAGGCAGCACGCCGGCCGGAGCGCGGAGGCCATCCTGGGCCCCGTCGACGCGCTCAAGTTCCGCAGTTGCCTGACACTGTTCGAGTCGGTGGCCCCGGACGCGTCCGAGTTCGCAGCGGCGTTGCAGCAGTTCTACGGTGGCGTTCGTTGCCCGAAGACGTTGGCGCTGCTGGCTGGGCCGAAGGGGGGCGTCTGA
- the dnaJ gene encoding molecular chaperone DnaJ, producing MAKRDFYEILGVPKNASDEEIKKAYRKLAMKHHPDRNQGDTAKAAEEKFKEAKEAYEMLSDAQKRAAYDQHGHAGVDPNMRGGPGAEGFAGFGDAFGDIFGDIFGGQRGQRGGRQVYRGADLSYAMEISLEEAAAGKESQIRIPSWDDCESCKGTGAKPGTSVKTCSTCHGQGQVQMRQGFFSVQQTCPTCHGSGKIIPEPCTACSGQGKIKKQKTLEIKIPAGIDDGQRIRSSGNGEPGQNGGPAGDLYIEVRLRKHDIFEREGDDLHCQVPVSMTTAALGGEIDVPTLQGKATIDLPEGTQSGKTFRLRGKGVKGVRSSYPGDLYCHVAVETPVKLTEHQRKLLKELDESFKKGGHKHSPNDKGWFEKAKSFFS from the coding sequence ATGGCCAAACGCGATTTTTACGAGATTCTGGGCGTGCCGAAGAACGCTTCGGACGAAGAAATCAAGAAGGCGTATCGCAAGCTCGCGATGAAGCACCACCCTGACCGCAACCAGGGTGACACGGCCAAAGCCGCCGAAGAAAAATTCAAGGAAGCCAAAGAGGCCTACGAGATGCTGAGCGACGCGCAGAAGCGCGCCGCCTACGACCAGCACGGCCACGCCGGCGTGGACCCCAACATGCGCGGCGGCCCCGGCGCCGAAGGCTTCGCGGGCTTCGGCGACGCCTTCGGCGACATCTTCGGCGACATCTTTGGCGGCCAGCGCGGCCAGCGCGGCGGCCGACAGGTCTACCGCGGCGCCGACCTGTCCTACGCCATGGAGATCAGCCTCGAAGAGGCGGCGGCCGGCAAAGAGAGCCAGATCCGCATCCCCAGCTGGGACGACTGCGAAAGCTGCAAGGGCACGGGCGCCAAACCCGGCACCAGCGTCAAGACCTGCTCCACCTGCCACGGCCAGGGCCAGGTGCAGATGCGCCAGGGCTTCTTCAGCGTGCAGCAGACCTGCCCCACCTGCCACGGCAGCGGCAAGATCATCCCCGAGCCCTGCACCGCCTGCAGCGGCCAGGGCAAGATCAAGAAGCAGAAGACGCTGGAAATCAAGATCCCCGCCGGCATCGACGACGGCCAGCGCATCCGCTCCAGCGGCAACGGCGAGCCCGGCCAGAACGGCGGCCCGGCCGGCGACCTCTACATCGAAGTGCGGCTGCGCAAGCACGACATCTTCGAACGCGAGGGCGACGACCTGCACTGCCAAGTGCCGGTGAGCATGACCACCGCCGCACTCGGCGGCGAGATCGACGTGCCCACCCTGCAAGGCAAGGCCACCATCGACCTGCCCGAAGGCACCCAGAGCGGCAAGACCTTCCGCCTGCGCGGCAAGGGCGTCAAGGGCGTGCGCAGCAGCTACCCCGGCGACCTGTACTGCCACGTGGCGGTCGAGACGCCGGTGAAGCTGACCGAACACCAGCGCAAGCTGCTCAAGGAACTCGACGAGTCGTTCAAGAAGGGCGGCCACAAGCACAGCCCGAACGACAAGGGATGGTTTGAAAAGGCGAAGAGCTTTTTCAGCTGA
- a CDS encoding flavodoxin family protein — translation MTSARHVLFLIASTREPGHVGNTEWLARQAAASLPPDTTQTWVHLARAGIPEFIDQRHTVGSYPMPDDGSVMRNLLDQTLACTDLVFVAPVYWFSFPATLKAYLDHWSAWLRVPGLEFKAQMSQKRLWLITTNGDRAKAQPMIDSTAMCAKFLDMPMAGVLWGKGGPPEASQGDAEAVGLSKSFFLT, via the coding sequence ATGACCTCAGCCCGCCACGTCCTCTTCCTCATCGCCTCCACCCGCGAACCCGGCCACGTCGGCAACACCGAGTGGCTGGCCCGCCAGGCCGCGGCCAGCCTGCCGCCCGATACCACACAGACCTGGGTGCACCTGGCCCGCGCCGGCATCCCCGAGTTCATCGACCAGCGCCACACCGTCGGCAGCTACCCCATGCCCGACGACGGCAGCGTGATGCGCAACCTGCTGGACCAGACACTGGCCTGCACCGACCTCGTCTTCGTCGCGCCCGTCTACTGGTTCAGCTTCCCCGCCACGCTCAAGGCCTACCTCGACCACTGGAGCGCCTGGCTGCGCGTGCCGGGCCTGGAGTTCAAGGCGCAGATGAGCCAGAAACGCTTGTGGCTGATCACCACCAACGGCGACCGGGCCAAGGCGCAGCCCATGATCGACTCGACGGCGATGTGCGCGAAGTTTCTGGACATGCCGATGGCCGGGGTGTTGTGGGGCAAGGGTGGGCCGCCGGAGGCATCCCAAGGAGATGCCGAAGCGGTGGGGCTGTCGAAGTCGTTTTTTTTGACGTGA
- a CDS encoding VOC family protein has product MSTTPHAINWFEIPVTDFARAKAFYETVLGRPIETMTMGPSTMGFLSMGPDSVGGAIVLEEGATPSRSGTLVYLNGGDDLAPTLARVEGAGGSVTVPKTDIGSGFGFFAHFIDTEGNRVGLHSMA; this is encoded by the coding sequence GTGTCCACCACCCCTCACGCCATCAACTGGTTTGAAATCCCCGTCACCGACTTCGCCCGCGCCAAGGCCTTCTACGAAACCGTGCTCGGCCGGCCCATCGAGACCATGACCATGGGGCCGTCCACCATGGGTTTCCTCTCCATGGGCCCGGACTCGGTGGGCGGCGCCATCGTGCTGGAAGAGGGCGCCACGCCCTCGCGCAGTGGCACGCTGGTCTACCTCAACGGCGGTGACGACTTGGCGCCGACGCTCGCGCGGGTCGAGGGCGCGGGCGGCTCGGTGACCGTGCCCAAGACCGACATCGGCAGCGGCTTCGGCTTCTTCGCCCACTTCATCGACACCGAGGGCAACCGGGTGGGTTTGCACTCGATGGCGTGA